In a genomic window of Corynebacterium lizhenjunii:
- the efp gene encoding elongation factor P — MADTTDFKNGLVLKIDNKLQQIIEFQHVKPGKGPAFVRTKLKDVVSGKVTDKTFNAGVKVETATVDRRDMTYLYDDGSNYVVMDDKTYEQFELPYDKFGTAGKFLLENMRVQVSFHEGEALFGELPISVDLKVEHTEPGLQGDRSSGGTKPATLETGAEIQVPLFIEIGNVLKIDTRTGEYLSRVNN; from the coding sequence ATGGCGGATACCACTGACTTTAAGAACGGCCTTGTGCTCAAGATTGACAACAAGCTGCAGCAAATCATTGAATTCCAGCACGTGAAGCCGGGCAAGGGCCCCGCATTCGTGCGCACCAAGCTCAAGGATGTTGTATCTGGCAAGGTTACGGATAAGACCTTCAACGCAGGCGTGAAGGTGGAGACCGCTACCGTGGACCGCCGCGACATGACTTACCTCTACGACGATGGCTCCAACTACGTGGTCATGGATGATAAGACCTACGAGCAGTTCGAGCTTCCTTATGACAAGTTCGGCACGGCCGGCAAGTTCCTGCTGGAGAACATGCGCGTACAGGTTTCCTTCCACGAGGGCGAGGCATTGTTTGGTGAGCTGCCGATTTCCGTGGACCTGAAGGTGGAGCACACTGAGCCAGGTCTGCAGGGCGACCGTTCTTCCGGTGGTACCAAGCCTGCCACCCTGGAGACCGGCGCGGAGATTCAGGTACCGCTGTTCATCGAGATTGGCAATGTGCTGAAGATCGATACTCGCACCGGCGAGTACCTTTCTCGTGTGAACAACTAA